In Lodderomyces elongisporus chromosome 1, complete sequence, a genomic segment contains:
- the CHA1_1 gene encoding catabolic L-serine/threonine dehydratase has translation MSFDLQPQFSSTATATATAIATATETKRFAQLNSPHIKTSLIDVTNKLPIKPPCRILFKNENEQPSGSFKLRGIGHLVKCSIEKATNEGVSRDKMHVFASSGGNAGLAAAYSAAYYKVPCTVVIPTIAKPVIQEKLKKYGAKVILFGDSINEADKHLKQLIHSIGDAVYPIYCHPFDNPVIWQGHSTLVNEVVEQIGEKHKNNIKGLVCSFGGGGLYNGLFQGMVNNSLSGDILLIETAQAPTLNESLKANSIITLNNVNSMATSLACSHTTKQSLEYYHDSTRGITSHISMIDDIDALRACVTHKKCSGKIIEPACGAALSVCYNKIDILLKRFAHLQEDDIVVIAVCGGSCTTEKDLAQFEQLIKKSETKL, from the coding sequence ATGTCTTTTGATTTACAGCCACAATTCAGCTCAACAGctactgcaactgcaacggcaattgcaactgcaactgaaacaaaaagatttgCACAATTGAATTCTCCACACATTAAAACAAGCTTAATTGATGTCACCAATAAGCTCCCCATTAAACCACCGTGCCGAATTCTattcaaaaatgaaaatgaacaGCCATCAGGTAGTTTCAAATTGCGTGGCATTGGCCACCTTGTCAAGTGTTCAATCGAAAAAGCAACTAATGAGGGTGTTTCAAGAGATAAGATGCACGTTTTTGCCTCAAGTGGCGGCAATGCTGGATTGGCTGCTGCTTACTCGGCTGCATATTACAAGGTTCCATGCACAGTCGTGATACCAACAATTGCCAAACCAGTGATTCaagaaaagttgaagaaataCGGAGCCAAAGTGATTCTTTTTGGCGACAGCATCAATGAAGCTGACAAACATCTTAAACAGTTGATTCATAGCATCGGAGATGCAGTCTACCCCATATATTGTCACCCATTTGACAATCCGGTGATATGGCAAGGCCATTCTACCTTGGTCAACGAAGTTGTGGAACAGATTGgagaaaaacacaaaaacaatattaaaGGTCTTGTTTGCTCATTTGGAGGTGGCGGATTATACAATGGGCTTTTTCAAGGAATGGTCAACAACTCTTTATCAGGGGACATTTTGCTTATTGAGACTGCTCAAGCCCCAACTTTGAACGAGTCTCTCAAGGCAAATAGCATAATCACACTCAACAACGTGAACTCAATGGCGACATCGTTGGCATGCTCACACACAACAAAGCAGTCGTTGGAATATTACCACGACTCTACACGTGGTATAACCTCCCACATTTCCATGATCGATGATATAGATGCTCTTCGTGCTTGTGTAACGCACAAGAAATGTTCAGGCAAGATCATTGAACCGGCTTGTGGTGCTGCATTATCTGTATGTTATAACAAGATTGATATTTTGTTGAAGCGCTTTGCACACCTACAAGAAGATGACATTGTTGTAATCGCCGTTTGTGGCGGGTCCTGTACTACAGAAAAAGACTTGGCCCAATTTGAGCAACTCATCAAGAAATCGGAAACTAAGCTTTag
- the HNM1 gene encoding choline transporter: protein MSKFEEKGFDSMNSPSFRDSEKRIDVEDSNSFTSFSKHHGVNGGVNGGIGIGIGGYIASSDGEDDKGGINNGNVTATGEMKRNFSNLSLAMIGFSLTNSWLGISSSLVTGIQSGGPILIVYGILIVASASICVAVTLGEMASAMPSAGGQYVWARVLAPKKYSSFWAYITGSISWGGSIFTTTSMNIALALQLLGFWNLNHPEHVTKKWEIFVIYNIVNWFLFFFNIWHKYLPIIGNSIFGISLSSYTIILITVLVCSRGNYNDANFVFAEFTNGTGWPSQGIAFIVGLINPAWSFACLDSVTHLSEETSQPERDIPKAVLSTVAIGFVTAFTYSIAMFFCITNLEDIIVSTTGMPILDIYYQALGNKIGATCLGALIFLTASGCTVACQTWQARLCWSFARDNGLPMSKYLSIIDPKTGGPLYAHLFSTVIVSIVSVLVFSDAALQATALACVSFLLIAYSIPTICLLVRKRQIRHGPFWLGKVGTVCNIVLLCWCVFALVFFSFPAYYPVTAEGMNYFCVVLVVYVICMLAYWWFPMKKYSCKQNFRGGQHNMEEVEFPHVCLTEW, encoded by the coding sequence ATGAgcaaatttgaagaaaaagggttCGATCTGATGAACTCACCGAGTTTCAGAGATTCCGAAAAGAGAATAGATGTTGAAGACTCCAATAGCTTTACATCTTTCTCCAAACACCATGGTGTTAATGGTGGTGTTAATGgtggtattggtattggtattggtggTTATATTGCATCTTCTGATGGTGAGGACGATAAAGGTGGTATCAACAATGGAAATGTCACTGCCACCGGCGAGATGAAGAGaaacttttcaaatttgagTCTTGCCATGATTGGGTTTTCCTTGACAAACAGTTGGCTTGGTATATCCTCAAGTTTGGTCACTGGTATCCAATCTGGTGGCCCCATCTTGATTGTGTACGGTATATTGATTGTCGCCTCGGCATCCATCTGTGTTGCCGTAACATTGGGTGAAATGGCAAGTGCCATGCCTTCAGCAGGTGGCCAATATGTTTGGGCTCGTGTCCTTGCACCCAAAAAGTATTCGAGTTTTTGGGCCTATATCACCGGTAGCATCTCATGGGGTGGCTCTATTTTCACTACAACTTCAATGAATATTGCATTGGCCTTGCAATTGTTGGGCTTTTGGAATTTAAACCACCCAGAACACGTTACTAAAAAATGGGAGATATTTGTCATATACAATATTGTAAACTGgttcttattcttcttcaatatcTGGCACAAGTATCTTCCAATCATTGGAAATAGCATCTTTGGTATCAGTTTGAGTTCATATACCATTATTTTGATCACCGTGCTCGTTTGCTCAAGAGGTAATTACAATGACGCTAACTTTGTATTTGCCGAGTTCACCAATGGAACTGGTTGGCCATCACAGGGAATCGCCTTTATTGTTGGACTCATCAACCCCGCATGGTCCTTTGCCTGTCTCGATAGTGTCACACACTTGAGTGAGGAAACATCGCAACCAGAGAGAGATATTCCCAAAGCAGTTTTGTCCACTGTAGCAATTGGATTTGTTACTGCATTCACGTACTCGATCGCCATGTTTTTTTGCATCACCAATCTCGAAGACATCATTGTTTCAACTACCGGTATGCCCATTCTTGACATTTATTATCAAGCTTTGGGCAACAAGATAGGTGCCACATGTCTTGGTGCTTTGATATTTCTCACGGCATCTGGATGCACAGTTGCTTGTCAAACATGGCAAGCCAGATTATGCTGGAGTTTTGCAAGAGACAATGGTTTACCAATGTCCAAGTACTTATCAATCATTGACCCCAAGACAGGTGGCCCCTTGTATGCACACTTGTTTTCCACTGTGATTGTGTCCATTGTTTCCGTATTGGTGTTTTCCGATGCTGCATTGCAAGCTACTGCATTGGCCTGTGTTTCCTTCTTGCTCATTGCCTATTCGATCCCAACAATCTGTTTATTGGTGCGAAAACGTCAAATTCGTCATGGTCCATTTTGGTTGGGCAAGGTTGGTACAGTTTGCAACATTGTGTTGCTTTGTTGGTGTGTCTTTGCTTTGGTGTTTTTCTCATTTCCAGCTTATTACCCAGTCACTGCCGAGGGGATGAACTACTTTTGTGTTGTTCTTGTCGTTTATGTCATTTGTATGCTTGCATACTGGTGGTTCCCAATGAAGAAGTATTCGTGTAAGCAAAATTTCCGTGGTGGACAGCATAACATGGAGGAAGTTGAGTTTCCTCATGTTTGTTTGACTGAGTGGTAA
- the NIC96 gene encoding nuclear pore complex subunit: MFANKPSTNNSAFGSGFTFGSGAQQQQQQQQQQQQTQAPPLNQPTLSFGSTTQTTINPPTAPSLSNTNIDITASLNTKNSGELLKELLESASNLPKVAVSNSNANLKSIHLTLEELERKSDQLRKREEKTNNFTRAHYLLAGSGVATGDIEDDLSRIQVPKPKGIANFHNNRHPQPHQSSESYVLREDNIEQYLNSKKEENILNTIEQSFELASKDFDNFINANISIDWNKRREDLKKAVGLKDDQKFKEEALKCSIVWKSKSAAANILTPLHTKVSSSPLVRQCSRDKFEDYARVVYTLNEARLKDKVFPLCLNFFELNRLQEDSRSKQICEAWKILQGLTGEESAKTTQEQKFFNFKKPELNNAISQSSKKYLEKEYFKYVEQVYAKSSNKPQQFLPATNINKISFFIHHIIIRNDPEVLNKTLLVNGTPIWALIYFLLRAGLYEDAAEVVLGNRELFNKFDNNFPTYIKKFVDSSSHTLPSQLSDRIHQEFNQQFQYVMNDLDLNFESSINFDPYKYSVYKIIGKCDLHNKSVPKAVNLSIEDWLWFHFAIINENHPNEESSIIYENYGLDNLQNKIIQLGSKHFLSASKTPLYFKVLVLTGLYELAVQYSYESINETDAVHLAIGLAYFGLLRCSSYSNNNILTIYDNNYEINYSRLLGAYTTSFKISDPKVACQYLVLIALGQGGKSKEAVSVCHDALRELLLITREFGILIGEVSPTTGLLERGVLEKQRKLIGLEDIDAFHRQIVEVTAVKCEEEGRIFDALLLYQLSCDYETTIVLVNKLLAELIATSDLNKPILQFGNSNFMSSGFGPGLSEVEETPENNIILLTEQIWTSFSKSSKILSSITSSVRHTCELLMSIIKIRNLFVRKEWREVVARIDKLGLLPANSKDDLTRVRAYSELVENNGLDSNLIKVLPSLLILVMTCVSNINYDILTRKYQPISNEKQEINHWRTIAKNCMIYAGMVQYKMPREVFSLLINLESSL, from the coding sequence ATGTTTGCAAATAAACCGAGCACCAATAATTCAGCTTTTGGGAGCGGGTTCACTTTTGGATCCGGTGctcagcaacagcagcagcagcaacaacaacagcaacaaacCCAAGCACCGCCATTGAATCAACCAACTTTATCGTTTGGCTCTACAACCCAAACAACAATCAACCCTCCTACGGCACCATCACTAAGTAACACAAACATAGACATCACTGCTTCGTTAAACACCAAGAATAGTGGAGAACTTTTGAAAGAATTACTCGAGTCAGCAAGTAATTTGCCCAAAGTTGCAGTCTCAAACTCCAATGCAAATTTAAAATCAATACATCTCACTTTGGAGGAACTCGAGCGTAAATCTGACCAATtgaggaaaagagaagagaaaacaaacaattttaCAAGAGCCCATTACCTTTTAGCTGGAAGCGGAGTCGCAACTGGAGACATTGAAGATGACTTGAGTCGAATCCAAGTACCAAAACCCAAAGGTATAGCAAACTTTCACAACAATCGTCACCCTCAACCACACCAAAGTAGTGAATCGTATGTTTTGCGTGAAGATAACATTGAACAGTACTTGaatagcaaaaaagaagagaatatTCTCAACACAATTGAGCAATCTTTTGAATTAGCTTCAAAAGATTTCGATAATTTCATTAATGCAAACATCTCAATTGATTGGAATAAGAGACGCGaagatttaaaaaaagcCGTGGGATTGAAAGATGATCAAAAGTTCAAGGAAGAAGCACTCAAGTGCTCCATTGTATGGAAATCCAAATCTGCAGCAGCTAACATTTTGACTCCATTACATACCAAAGTAAGCAGCTCGCCATTAGTTCGCCAATGCTCAAGagacaaatttgaagacTACGCAAGAGTAGTTTACACCTTGAACGAAGCAAGATTAAAAGATAAAGTTTTTCCCCTCTGTTTGAACTTTTTCGAACTTAATAGATTACAAGAGGATCTGAGATCGAAACAGATTTGCGAAGCTTGGAAAATTCTTCAAGGTTTAACAGGGGAAGAAAGTGCCAAAACAACCCAAGAgcaaaaatttttcaatttcaaaaaaccAGAGTTGAACAATGCCATTCTGCAAAGCAGTAAGAAATACTTAGAGAAGGAATACTTCAAGTATGTTGAACAAGTTTACGCAAAAAGTAGCAACAAACCACAACAGTTTCTTCCTGCTACTAATATTAACAAAAtctcattttttattcatcaCATCATCATTAGAAATGACCCCGAGGTGCTCAACAAAACGTTATTGGTGAATGGCACTCCTATTTGGGCATTAATATACTTTTTATTGCGTGCTGGGTTGTATGAGGATGCAGCCGAGGTGGTCCTTGGCAATAGAGAGCTTTTTAACAAGTTTGATAATAACTTTCCTACATACATCAAAAAGTTTGTCGACAGTTCATCGCACACATTGCCTTCTCAATTGAGTGATAGGATACACCAGGAATTTAACCAGCAGTTCCAATATGTCATGAACGATCTCGATCTCAACTTTGAACTGAGTATAAATTTCGACCCATACAAGTACTCCGTCTACAAAATAATTGGGAAATGCGACTTGCACAACAAGTCAGTACCCAAGGCTGTGAACTTGAGTATTGAGGATTGGTTGTGGTTCCATTTTGCTATTATCAATGAAAATCATCCAAATGAAGAATCTTCCATCATATATGAAAATTATGGGTTGGataatttgcaaaacaaaatcatcCAATTGGGTTCTAAGCATTTCTTATCGGCTTCAAAGACTCCGTTGTATTTCAAAGTACTTGTATTGACTGGGTTATACGAGTTGGCTGTGCAATATAGTTATGAGTCAATAAATGAAACCGATGCTGTCCATTTGGCAATTGGTCTTGCTTATTTTGGTCTTTTGAGATGTTCAAGTTatagtaacaacaacatattGACAATTTATGACAACAACTATGAAATAAACTACAGTCGTCTTTTGGGGGCCTATACCACTAGCTTCAAGATTTCTGACCCCAAAGTTGCTTGTCaatatttggttttgattGCATTGGGGCAAGGAGGTAAACTGAAGGAAGCGGTTTCTGTTTGTCATGATGCGTTGAGAGAACTTTTGCTCATCACAAGAGAGTTTGGTATACTCATTGGTGAAGTGAGTCCTACCACTGGATTATTGGAGCGTGGTGTATtggagaaacaaagaaaattgatTGGCTTAGAAGATATTGACGCCTTCCACCGTCAAATAGTCGAAGTTACTGCAGTGAAAtgcgaagaagaaggtcGTATTTTTGATGCACTTTTGCTTTACCAGTTATCGTGCGATTACGAAACCACAATCGTGTTGGTGAACAAGCTTCTTGCAGAGTTGATTGCGACAAGTGATTTGAATAAGCCAATTTTGCAGTTTGGCAATAGCAATTTCATGTCCAGCGGCTTTGGTCCTGGCCTCAGTGAAGTAGAGGAAACGCCAGAGAACAACATAATTTTGCTTACAGAGCAAATATGGACTTCGTTTTCTAAAAGCAGCAAGATATTGAGCAGCATTACCTCGAGTGTTAGGCATACATGCGAGCTCCTTATGTCTATCATTAAGATAAgaaatttgtttgttagAAAAGAATGGCGAGAAGTAGTCGCTCGTATTGACAAATTGGGATTACTTCCTGCAAACTCCAAAGATGATTTGACTAGAGTCAGAGCATATAGCGAACTTGTCGAGAACAATGGTTTGGATAGCAATCTTATCAAAGTATTACCAAGTTTATTGATACTCGTTATGACATGTGTCTCCAACATCAACTACGATATATTGACGCGGAAATACCAACCAATAAGTAacgagaaacaagaaataaatCACTGGAGAACTATAGCTAAGAATTGCATGATATACGCTGGAATGGTGCAATACAAAATGCCTCGAGAAGTTTTCAGTttgttgatcaatttgGAAAGCCTGTTGTAG
- the CHL1 gene encoding ATP-dependent DNA helicase chl1, which yields MTSLPSPSARTCRDYHHPYDPYDIQLQFMDALYETLQNGYKIGMFESPTGTGKTLSIICSSMTWLRDYKRNYNLNTKLLEGNVSNNDDKQAGEDHEGTKGKDDDDDDDDDDDDDDDDDDDDDEPEWVKMAYQKSIVDKSKNKLKDFERHLNEVDQAYKRRVQKNKEANLGTKIRNVARKQQTQEDPEESFLPNDYNETNQESFINDVESRNLQLSTEIERLMKSSIINNNGSGSNAVDDAAAAAAAAATDDECPTKIFFTSRTHSQLNQFSSQLRLTKFDASFKDLEERTKYLPLGSRKQLCINDKVKNRKGEQSINDACIDLQKTKKGCTYLPNPSNSSTISSATKEFADLSLAQIRDIEDLGDLGSSLHTCPYYSVREGIKSAEVISLPYQLLLQSGSRDALKLDIKNSIIIIDEAHNIFDTLTSLYSVKITAAQLSRTIKALKIYMTKFSKKLNSGNRINLMKLTKLCKLLMDFLQSDLAKSAKSGDQVVGEEIFQGSTGDLVNIHKMEAYLNKSKIAFKLQSYMEKIGVEDVGTDFKLNSSSPILFDIVKFLKCLSYPKKEGKFFWDRIYGDNGGCEVSLNYMLLDPCAVFKEIVDQAKCVILCGGTMEPTSDFTDYLFPSIKHNKIKKFACGHIIPKNNLKVIPVGQYYGNFDFSYNRRNDSDQFKRLGEFLIKICEIVPAGIVVFISSYQLLSDIVKIWRETTIYSRLNSLKQVFEESVENTKSTSLLSEYSYVINTQCKGAILLAVVGGKMSEGINFSDNLARAVIMVGMPYPNAFSGEIVAKRNFIEEQVITKGGTIQQARAKSYEYYDNLCMKAVNQSIGRNIRRLRFRVN from the exons ATGACAAGTTTGCCATCACCCTCAGCAAGGACATGTCGAGACTATCACCACCCATACGATCCGTATGATATCCAACTACAATTTATGGATGCGCTATACGAAACTTTGCAGAATGGTTACAAAATAGGTATGTTTGAAAGTCCAACAGGGACGGGAAAAACATTATCTATAATATGCTCGTCGATGACCTGGTTAAGAGATTACAAGCGAAATTACAACCTCAACACCAAGTTACTTGAGGGAAATGTTTCCAATAATGATGACAAACAGGCGGGAGAAGATCACGAAGGAaccaaaggaaaagatgatgatgatgatgatgatgatgatgatgatgatgatgatgatgatgatgatgatgatgatgagccAGAATGGGTCAAGATGGCTTATCAAAAGAGTATAGTGGATAAATCaaagaataaattaaaGGATTTTGAGCGACACTTGAATGAGGTGGATCAAGCCTACAAGCGTCGtgtccaaaaaaataaagaggcAAATCTTGGAACTAAGATTAGAAACGTGgcaagaaaacaacaaacacaagAGGATCCTGAAGAATCATTTCTTCCAAATGATTACAATGAAACGAATCAAGAATCTTTTATAAATGACGTGGAATCTAGAAACTTACAACTCTCAACTGAAATTGAAAGGTTAATGAAGAGTTCCATAATAAACAACAACGGATCTGGATCTAATGCTGTTGAtgatgctgctgctgctgctgctgctgctgctaccGACGATGAATGTCCAACAAAgatttttttcacttcGCGTACTCACTCACAACTTAATCAATTTTCAAGCCAGTTGCGACTAACCAAGTTTGATGCATCCTTTAAAGACTTGGAAGAAAGAACGAAATATTTGCCGTTGGGTTCTAGAAAACAACTTTGTATCAACGACAAAGTTAAGAATAGGAAAGGAGAGCAAAGCATAAACGATGCCTGTAttgatttgcaaaaaacCAAGAAAGGGTGCACTTATTTGCCAAACCCCAGCAACAGTTCAACCATTTCATCGgcaacaaaagaatttgCAGACTTGAGTTTGGCACAGATTCGAGATATTGAAGATTTGGGCGATTTGGGCTCTTCGCTACATACATGCCCATACTATTCAGTGCGAGAGGGTATAAAACTGGCAGAGGTCATTTCTCTTCCGTAtcaactactattacaaaGCGGATCTCGTGATGCTTTGAAACTTGATATCAAGAATTCAATCATTATCATCGACGAAGCCCACAACATATTTGATACATTAACATCCTTGTATTCCGTGAAAATTACTGCAGCACAACTTTCTCGCACAATCAAAGCCTTGAAGATTTACATGACCAAGTTCCTGAAAAAACTCAATAGTGGCAATAGAATTAATTTAATGAAATTAACAAAGCTTTGTAAGTTGCTCATGgattttcttcaatctgATTTGGCAAAATCCGCAAAGCTGGGAGATCAAGTTGTTGGTGAAGAAATCTTTCAAGGTTCAACAGGGGATCTAGTCAACATCCATAAGATGGAAGCTTACCTAAATAAATCCAAAATAGCTTTTAAATTACAGTCATACATGGAAAAAATTGGCGTAGAGGATGTCGGAACTGATTTCAAACTTAATTCGTCGAGCCCCATATTGTTTGATATTgttaaatttttgaaatgtCTTTCGtacccaaaaaaagaaggtaaatttttttgggaCAGAATATATGGTGATAATGGTGGTTGTGAAGTATCACTAAATTACATGTTGTTAGACCCATGTGCCGTGTTTAAAGAAATTGTCGATCAAGCGAAATGTGTGATTCTTTGTGGCGGTACAATGGAACCTACAAGCGATTTTACAGATTATTTATTCCCCTCCATCAAACATAACAAGATTAAAAAGTTTGCATGTGGGCATATTATTCCGAAAAATAACTTGAAAGTTATCCCCGTAGGCCAGTATTATGGAAACTTTGATTTTCTGTACAATCGACGTAATGATCTGGATCAATTTAAAAGACTAGGCGAGTTCCTAATCAAAATTTGTGAAATTGTACCAGCGGGCATAGTGGTTTTCATTAGCAGTTACCAATTGCTCAGTGACATTGTGAAAATATGGagagaaacaacaatatatTCAAGACTCAACCTGCTAAAACAGGTTTTCGAAGAGTCAGTAGAAAACACAAAGCTGACTTCATtgctaagtgaatattcCTACGTCATTAATACTCAATGCAAAGGTGCCATTTTGCTTGCAGTTGTTGGTGGAAAAATGTCTGAGGGGATAAATTTTTCAGACAATTTGGCAAGAGCAGTCATAATGGTTGGTATGCCATACCCGAATGCCTTTTCTGGGGAAATTGtggcaaaaagaaactttaTCGAGGAGCAAGTTATAACAAAAGGTGGCACTATACAGCAAGCACGAGCCAAATCATACGAATACTACGATAATCTATGCATGAAAGCAGTTAATCAAAGTATCGGACGAA ATATCAGACGCCTAAGGTTCAGGGTAAATTAA